Proteins from one Juglans microcarpa x Juglans regia isolate MS1-56 chromosome 1S, Jm3101_v1.0, whole genome shotgun sequence genomic window:
- the LOC121245091 gene encoding uncharacterized protein LOC121245091 has product MEIESVKCECCGLKEDCTQDYITEVKAKFDGKWLCGLCSEAVRDEVSRGKKPFGMEEAVKAHMSFCGKSKSNPAVRVADGMRQMLRRRSGDLSSSPSSGKKYSRSASTTSQVLTDASSFSMY; this is encoded by the coding sequence ATGGAGATTGAATCAGTCAAGTGCGAGTGTTGTGGCCTCAAAGAAGATTGCACCCAAGACTACATAACCGAAGTCAAGGCCAAATTTGATGGAAAATGGCTTTGTGGGTTGTGCTCAGAAGCTGTAAGAGACGAAGTTAGCAGAGGAAAAAAGCCATTTGGAATGGAAGAAGCTGTGAAAGCTCACATGTCATTCTGTGGTAAATCGAAATCTAACCCAGCTGTTCGAGTTGCGGATGGGATGAGGCAGATGCTAAGGAGAAGGTCAGGGGATTTATCATCTTCTCCATCTTCTGGTAAGAAGTATTCAAGATCAGCAAGTACTACTTCACAAGTACTTACCGATGcatcttctttttcaatgtACTAA
- the LOC121247160 gene encoding LOW QUALITY PROTEIN: folate-biopterin transporter 1, chloroplastic-like (The sequence of the model RefSeq protein was modified relative to this genomic sequence to represent the inferred CDS: inserted 1 base in 1 codon), translated as MLPERDMSVALTIQAPPPSHGWDEDNDPLLYDGNDAGKEDMLITDMEGEASTSTKTAPCESKYHINAVKCFGVDLSPDTVAVAMVYFVQGVLGLARLAVNFYLKDDLHLDPAETAVISGFSALPWLIKPLYGLISDSVPLFGYRRRSYLILXGLLGAFSWSLMATYVDSKYDAAICILLGSLSVAFSDVVVDSMVVERARGESQSMSGSLQSLCWGSSAIGGIVSSYFSGSLVDAYGVRYVFGITALLPLITSAVAVLVKEQPVHLARGQHLSSTSLDFLESSKQSITKLWDAVKQPNVLLPTLFIFLWQATPHSESAMFYFTTNKLGFTPEFLGRVKLVTSVASLLGVGLYNGFLKDVQLRKIFLVTTFIGSALGMTQVFLVTGFNRKFGISDEWFAIGDSLILTVLAQASFMPVLVLAARLCPEGMEATLFATLMSISNGGSVLGGLIGAGLTQLFGVTKDRFDNLAFLIILCNLSSLLPLPLLGLLPRDNDDANEESEDIEMKSN; from the exons ATGCTTCCCGAGAGGGACATGTCCGTAGCCCTTACTATTCAGGCTCCGCCGCCGTCTCACGGGTGGGACGAGGACAACGACCCCCTTTTATATGACGGAAATG ATGCAGGAAAAGAGGATATGTTGATAACAGATATGGAAGGAGAGGCGTCCACTTCTACTAAAACTGCTCCCTGTGAGAGCAAATATCACATAAATGCTGTCAAATGCTTTGGGGTGGATCTGTCCCCAGATACTGTCGCGGTTGCTATGGTATATTTTGTACAAGGTGTCTTAGGGCTTGCAAGGCTTGCTGTCAATTTTTACTTAAAGGATGATTTGCATCTTGATCCTGCAGAG ACAGCTGTCATATCTGGTTTTTCAGCATTACCATGGCTTATCAAACCACTATATGGGCTTATTAG TGATTCTGTCCCACTTTTTGGTTACCGAAGAAGATCATACCTTATTT TCGGACTTCTTGGTGCGTTCTCATGGAGTTTGATGGCCACCTATGTCGACAGCAAGTACGATGCTGCTATCTGCATACTTCTAGGATCACTTTCTGTAGCCTTCTCTGATGTT GTTGTAGATTCCATGGTCGTAGAAAGGGCTCGTGGTGAGTCACAAAGCATGTCTGGGTCTCTCCAGTCTTTGTGTTGGGGATCCTCAGCTATTGGTGGAATTGTGAGCTCCTACTTTAGTGGCTCCCTGGTGGATGCTTATGGTGTAAG GTATGTTTTTGGTATCACAGCTTTGCTACCACTGATTACTTCTGCAGTTGCTGTCCTTGTAAAAGAACAGCCTGTTCATCTAGCAAGAGGGCAACATCTTTCTTCTACCAGCCTTGATTTTCTTGAAAGTTCAAAACAGAGCATTACTAAATTGTGGGATGCTGTCAAGCAGCCCAATGTTCTTCTTCctacattatttatatttctctgGCAGGCAACACCACACTCAGAATCTGCTATGTTTTACTTCAC CACAAATAAACTCGGCTTCACCCCAGAATTTTTGGGGCGTGTCAAGCTTGTTACTTCAGTGGCATCACTGCTTGGTGTTGGACTGTATAATGGATTTCTGAAGGATGTTCAGTTGCGGAAGATTTTTCTTGTAACAACATTTATCGGATCAGCTCTTGGAATGACTCAG GTTTTCCTTGTAACGGGATTCAATCGGAAGTTTGGTATAAGTGATGAGTGGTTTGCAATAGGGGATTCTCTGATTTTAACAGTTCTTGCTCAG GCTTCTTTCATGCCTGTTCTTGTGCTGGCAGCAAGATTATGTCCAGAGGGAATGGAAGCCACTCTTTTTGCAACACTCATGTCCATATCAAATGGAGGAAGCGTTCTTGGGGGGCTGATAGGTGCTGGTCTGACCCAGCTCTTTGGTGTTACTAAAGATAGATTTGATAACTTGGCGTTTTTGATAATCCTTTGTAATCTGAGCTCTTTGTTGCCTTTGCCACTTCTTGGCCTCCTTCCACGGGATAATGATGATGCCAATGAGGAAAGTGAAGATATTGAGATGAAGTCTAACTGA